A window of the Tiliqua scincoides isolate rTilSci1 chromosome 5, rTilSci1.hap2, whole genome shotgun sequence genome harbors these coding sequences:
- the LOC136653218 gene encoding vomeronasal type-2 receptor 26-like gives MTYKATLSLSSPQHRFIPNYRCGSQNNLTAVIGGLLFETSANAATILAIYKIPQLTFGTFSPAQSDKMLYPSLYQMVPNEVYQYVGVVRLLHHFQWTWIGLIAVDDDNGDRFLRTVVPLLSQNGICYAFILRTTQLTYAAETADSLLKQVQSYPVLMDNAVNACFVHGEHPSMSALSALLFSAPLFSLPPVWKVWIVTSQWNFQSINIQRLWDVQDFHGALSFTVHTKEPPGFQTFVETLDPSWAKGDGFIQNFWEQAFDCSLNTDIGSAESMTSCSGEEKLHNLPTPFFEMSMTGHSYNVYNAVYAVAHALHAIYVSRSTVRRSSGRQEFQNMHPWQIHPFLRSVTFNNSAGETVRFDQNGELVAGFDVTNWVTFSNGSFLRVKVGRLDPRASPGQELTINDDQIVLQRTFNQVVPLSVCNDNCYSGSSRKKKEGKPFCCYECVPCPEGMISDQEDADACVQCPEDQYPNKQHSQCIPKTISYLTAKEALGLIFILLAISFSLITASVLGTFMKHQDTPIVKANNRSLTYTLLISLLLCFLCSLLFIGRPGRVTCLLRQTAFGIVFSVALSSVLAKTITVVLAFMATKPGSRMRKWLGTRLASSIILSCSLIQIGICTVWLNMSPPFPEMDMHSLNQEIILKCNEGSASLFYCVLGYMGFLAIVSFAVAFQARKLPDTFNEAKFITFSMLVFCSVWLSFVPTYLSTKGKYMVAVEIFSILSSSAGLLGCIFFPKCYIIVLRPSLNSKEQLRRKK, from the exons ATGACCTACAAAGCCACCTTGAGTCTGTCTTCACCACAGCACAGATTTATCCCCAACTACAGatgtggctctcagaacaatttaACTGCTGTCATTGGAGGGCTCTTGTTTGAAACCTCTGCCAATGCGGCCACCATCCTAGCCatctacaagatcccacag CTCACTTTTGGAACATTTTCCCCAGCACAGAGTGACAAAATGCTGTACCCTTCcctgtaccagatggtcccaaatgaagTCTATCAGTATGTGGGGGTTGTCCGCCTACTTCACCATTTCCAGTGGACTTGGATTGGGCTCATTGCTGTGGATGATGACAATGGGGACCGGTTTCTGCGTACAGTGGTGCCTCTGCTTTCTCAGAATGGCATTTGTTATGCCTTCATTCTGAGAACAACACAACTGACTTATGCGGCAGAGACAGCAGACTCACTTTTAAAACAAGTTCAAAGTTATCCAGTTCTCATGGATAATGCAGTGAATGCCTGTTTTGTACATGGAGAACATCCTTCCATGAGTGCTTTATCTGCCTTATTGTTTTCTGCACCTCTTTTTTCATTGCCACCTGTCTGGAAAGTATGGATAGTTACATCCCAATGGAATTTTCAATCTATAAATATTCAAAGGCTTTGGGATGTGCAAGACTTCCATGGGGCCTTATCCTTCACAGTTCACACAAAGGAGCCACCAGGATTCCAGACGTTTGTTGAGACATTAGACCCCTCCTGGGCAAAAGGAGATGGCTTCATCCAAAATTTCTGGGAGCAAGCATTTGACTGTTCCTTGAACACTGACATTGGGAGTGCAGAGAGCATGACGTCTTGCAGTGGGGAAGAGAAGTTGCATAACCTTCCTACTCCcttctttgaaatgagcatgactggccacagctacaatgtctataatgctgtctatgctgttgcacatgctttgcatgccattTACGTATCCAGATCCACAGTTAGGAGATCAAGTGGAAGGCAAGAGTTTCAGAATATGCACCCATGGCag ATCCATCCCTTTCTGAGGAGCGTCAccttcaacaacagtgctggagagacTGTGCGCTTTGACCAAAATGGAGAATTAGTAGCTGGTTTTGATGTCACAAACTGGGTCACTTTCTCAAATGGTTCTTTCCTCAGAGTAAAAGTTGGAAGGCTGGATCCTCGGGCTTCACCAGGCCAAGAGTTAACCATCAATGATGACCAAATTGTATTGCAAAGAACTTTTAACCAG GTGGTTCCTCTTTCAGTGTGTAATGACAACTGCTATTCTGGCTCcagcaggaaaaagaaggaagggaagccattttgctgctatgaatGTGTCCCCTGCCCAGAAGGGATGATCTCTGACCAGGAGG ATGCGGATGCCTGTGTCCAATGTCCAGAAGATCAATACCCCAACAAACAGCACAGCCAATGCATTCCCAAGACCATCAGCTACCTCACAGCCAAAGAAGCTTTAGGTCTCATATTCATATTATTGGctatttctttctctttgatCACAGCTTCGGTGCTTGGAACCTTCATGAagcaccaggacactcccatagtcaaggccaacaaccgcagcctcacctacaccctcctcatctccctcctcctttgcttcctctgctccttgctcttcattgggaggcctggaagggtgacctgccttctccgacaaaccGCTTTTGGCATCGTCTTCTCTGTGGCCCTTTCcagtgtcttggccaaaaccatcactgtggttctggctttcatggctaccaaaccaggatccaggatgaggaagtggctGGGGACGAGACTAGCAAGTTCTATCATCCTTTCCTGCTCCTTGATTCAAATTGGTATTTGTACAGTGTGGCTAAATATGTCCCCTCCATTCCCAGAGATGGATATGCACTCGCTGAACCAAGAAATCATCCTGAAATGTAATGAGGGCTCAGCCTccctgttttactgtgtcttgggctacatgggcttcctggctaTTGTCAGCTTTGCTGTGGCCTtccaagccaggaagttgccggacactttcaatgaggccaagtttatcactttcagcatgttggtcttctgcagtgtttggctgtcctttgttccaacctacctgagcactaaaggaaaatacatggtggccgtggagatcttctctatcttgtcttccagtgctgggttattgggttgtatctttttccccaaatgctatataATAGTTTTGAGGCCTTCCCTAAACAGCAAGGAGCAGTTGAGGAGgaaaaaatga